The Prevotella fusca JCM 17724 genome includes a window with the following:
- a CDS encoding TraG family conjugative transposon ATPase, with protein MRNKSKITTLESKFPLLSIEQGCMVSKDADITVAFRVELPELFTVTSTEYEAMHSAWHKAIKVLPNYSIVHKQDWFIKEDYQGKLSDGGLSFLARSSERHFNERPYLHHSVYLFLTKTNKQRMAQQSNFSSLCRGHLIPKEITNKDEVMKFMEAVDQFERIINDTEQLRIVRMTEEELVGTNEKGGLLDRYFSLSEEGHASLEDIRLGADLVRVGDNMLCLHTLSDTDDLPTTVSTDSRYERLSTDRSDCRLSFASPVGLMLPCNHIYNQYLFIEDSDANLERFEKQARNMHSLARYSRSNQINEEWIQEYLNIAHSQGLTSIRAHFNVLAWSSDKEELRQIKNDVGSALALMECHPRHNTIDAATLYWAGIPGNAADFPAEESFYTFIEPALCFFTAETNYKDSLSPFGIKMADRLSGKPVHLDISDLPMKKGVITNRNKFILGPSGSGKSFFTNHMVRQYYEQGAHVLLVDTGNSYQGLCELIHRKTKGEDSVYFTYTNESPISFNPFYTDDYFFDVEKRESICTLLLTLWKSADEHITKTEAGELGSAVNSYIELICADHSVTPCFNTFYEYLRDVYRKDMEKRDIKVTLSDFNINNLLTTLKQYYRGGRYDFLLNSDKNIDLLSKRFIVFEIDQVKDNKDLFPVVTIIIMEAFINKMRRLKGIRKMILIEEAWKAIASANMADYIKYLYKTVRKYFGEAIVVTQEVDDIIQSPIVKESIINNSDCKILLDQRKYMTKFDGIQAMLGLSEKEKSQILSINQNNDSNRLYKEVWIGLGGMQSAVYATEVSMEEYLTYTTEETEKVEVMNRAAQLGGDIETAIRQLAIEKRNNKKK; from the coding sequence ATGAGAAATAAAAGCAAGATAACAACTTTGGAATCGAAGTTCCCGCTACTCTCCATCGAGCAGGGCTGCATGGTGAGCAAAGATGCTGACATCACGGTGGCTTTCCGAGTGGAGCTGCCCGAACTCTTTACCGTCACTTCTACAGAATACGAGGCAATGCACTCTGCCTGGCATAAGGCTATAAAAGTGCTACCCAATTACAGCATCGTACACAAGCAGGACTGGTTCATTAAGGAAGACTATCAAGGAAAGCTCTCCGATGGTGGATTGAGCTTCCTTGCCCGTTCCTCTGAACGGCACTTCAACGAACGTCCGTATCTCCACCACTCAGTCTATCTCTTCCTTACCAAGACGAACAAGCAGCGTATGGCACAGCAGAGTAATTTCTCTTCACTCTGCCGTGGGCACCTTATTCCCAAGGAGATTACCAACAAGGACGAGGTGATGAAGTTCATGGAAGCCGTCGATCAGTTCGAGCGCATCATCAACGACACCGAGCAGCTAAGGATTGTCCGCATGACAGAGGAAGAGTTGGTTGGCACAAATGAAAAGGGTGGACTCTTGGACCGTTATTTCTCCCTCTCGGAAGAAGGACACGCGTCTTTGGAGGACATCCGTCTGGGCGCAGACCTTGTGCGTGTGGGCGACAATATGCTTTGTCTACACACACTCTCCGACACGGATGACCTGCCGACAACGGTCAGCACGGATAGCCGATACGAGCGATTATCGACCGACCGAAGTGACTGCCGTCTTTCCTTTGCCTCTCCCGTGGGCTTGATGCTGCCGTGCAACCATATCTATAACCAGTACCTCTTCATCGAGGATAGCGATGCCAATTTGGAACGTTTTGAGAAACAGGCAAGAAACATGCACTCATTGGCACGCTACAGCCGTAGCAACCAAATCAACGAGGAGTGGATACAGGAGTATCTCAATATTGCCCACTCGCAGGGATTGACCTCTATCCGTGCTCATTTCAATGTACTGGCATGGAGCAGCGATAAGGAAGAACTTCGCCAGATTAAGAATGACGTGGGTTCTGCACTTGCTCTTATGGAATGCCACCCACGTCACAACACCATTGATGCGGCAACGCTCTACTGGGCAGGCATTCCCGGCAATGCGGCAGACTTTCCTGCGGAAGAGTCATTCTATACTTTTATCGAGCCTGCCCTCTGCTTCTTTACGGCAGAGACGAACTATAAGGACTCGCTCTCACCCTTTGGCATCAAGATGGCAGACCGCCTTTCGGGAAAACCCGTCCACTTGGACATTTCCGACTTGCCGATGAAAAAGGGTGTCATCACTAACCGTAACAAGTTTATCTTGGGTCCTTCGGGCAGTGGCAAGAGTTTCTTCACCAACCACATGGTACGTCAGTATTACGAGCAGGGGGCGCACGTCCTCTTGGTTGATACGGGTAACTCATATCAAGGATTGTGTGAACTTATCCACCGCAAGACCAAGGGCGAGGACAGCGTATATTTCACCTATACCAATGAAAGTCCGATTTCCTTCAACCCTTTCTACACGGATGATTACTTCTTCGATGTAGAGAAAAGGGAGAGTATCTGTACGCTACTGCTTACACTTTGGAAAAGTGCAGATGAGCATATCACTAAGACTGAAGCTGGCGAACTTGGTTCAGCCGTGAACTCCTATATCGAGCTGATATGTGCTGACCACAGCGTTACGCCCTGTTTTAATACCTTCTATGAGTATCTGCGGGACGTGTACCGCAAGGATATGGAAAAGCGAGACATTAAGGTAACGCTCTCAGACTTCAATATCAACAACCTCTTAACTACATTGAAGCAATACTATCGTGGTGGTCGATATGATTTCCTGCTGAACTCGGACAAGAACATCGACCTGCTATCTAAACGCTTCATCGTATTTGAGATTGACCAAGTGAAGGACAACAAAGACCTCTTTCCTGTGGTAACGATTATCATCATGGAAGCCTTCATCAACAAGATGCGCCGATTAAAGGGTATCCGCAAGATGATACTCATTGAGGAAGCATGGAAAGCCATTGCTTCGGCAAACATGGCAGACTACATCAAGTATCTCTATAAGACGGTGAGAAAGTATTTCGGGGAAGCCATTGTCGTAACGCAGGAGGTGGACGACATCATTCAGTCACCCATTGTCAAGGAAAGTATTATTAATAACTCCGACTGCAAGATACTGCTTGACCAGCGCAAGTACATGACCAAGTTCGACGGCATACAGGCGATGCTCGGTCTTTCGGAAAAGGAAAAAAGCCAGATACTCTCCATCAACCAGAACAATGACTCGAACCGACTCTACAAGGAGGTGTGGATAGGCTTGGGCGGTATGCAGAGTGCAGTCTATGCCACAGAAGTGAGCATGGAGGAATACCTGACCTACACCACGGAGGAAACCGAGAAGGTGGAGGTAATGAACAGGGCGGCACAGCTTGGTGGAGATATCGAAACGGCTATCCGTCAGCTTGCCATAGAGAAAAGAAACAATAAAAAGAAATAA
- a CDS encoding DUF4133 domain-containing protein — translation MAAFEINKGVGRTVEFKGLKAQYLFLFAGGLLAVFILVVILYLCGISQIACLVIGVVGATIVVWQTFTMNRKYGQYGLMKKGAVRMHPRYLVNRRTVFHLIRNLQPKKAKK, via the coding sequence ATGGCAGCATTTGAGATCAACAAGGGTGTAGGCCGGACGGTAGAGTTCAAGGGCTTAAAGGCACAGTACCTCTTCCTCTTTGCAGGAGGGCTGCTGGCAGTCTTCATTCTCGTGGTCATTCTCTATCTCTGCGGCATCAGTCAGATAGCCTGTCTTGTCATAGGTGTAGTGGGTGCCACCATAGTGGTGTGGCAAACGTTCACCATGAATAGAAAGTACGGGCAATATGGGCTGATGAAAAAAGGAGCAGTGCGTATGCACCCACGCTACCTTGTGAACCGCCGTACGGTCTTCCACCTTATCCGTAATCTTCAACCAAAGAAAGCGAAGAAATGA
- a CDS encoding DUF4134 domain-containing protein produces MNKKITLMMLLLMTATIGAYAQGNGIAGINEATKMVTSYFDPGTKLIYAVGAVVGLIGGIKVYNKFSSGDPDTSKTAASWFGACIFLIVAATILRSFFL; encoded by the coding sequence ATGAACAAAAAAATTACACTGATGATGCTCCTGCTGATGACTGCCACCATAGGAGCATACGCACAAGGCAATGGTATTGCCGGTATCAATGAAGCTACAAAAATGGTAACCTCCTACTTCGATCCCGGCACGAAACTCATCTATGCCGTAGGGGCGGTAGTGGGGTTGATAGGAGGAATAAAAGTCTATAACAAGTTCTCAAGTGGTGACCCCGATACGAGCAAGACCGCAGCCTCTTGGTTCGGTGCGTGTATCTTCCTCATCGTGGCAGCCACTATCCTGAGAAGTTTCTTCCTGTAA
- a CDS encoding DUF3408 domain-containing protein produces MATIEERKQQLENKLKKMAEDNVVVKPVTIPNSFDPSEDTESSPATSGEEDNNLEETKETKTAKEKLVDEIEREETGNTEQKRERKPRMEKPGVSSLSIEDYRSLYFHPVRSQMRTAFSINLETLQNLRNVLQDLGERVSIAAYIDNILREHLREHLELLNSAAAKQRRKTTITL; encoded by the coding sequence ATGGCAACGATTGAGGAAAGAAAGCAACAGCTGGAAAACAAGCTGAAGAAAATGGCAGAGGACAATGTCGTGGTAAAACCTGTCACGATACCAAACTCCTTCGACCCTTCCGAGGATACTGAGTCCTCCCCAGCAACATCAGGGGAGGAAGACAATAATTTAGAAGAGACGAAAGAAACGAAAACAGCAAAAGAAAAACTGGTAGATGAAATAGAAAGAGAGGAAACGGGGAACACGGAACAGAAACGGGAAAGGAAGCCGAGAATGGAAAAGCCCGGCGTGTCCTCCCTTTCCATAGAGGACTACCGTTCCCTGTACTTTCATCCCGTCCGCTCCCAAATGCGGACAGCCTTCTCCATTAATCTGGAAACGCTGCAGAACCTGCGCAACGTGTTGCAGGACTTGGGGGAGCGTGTTTCCATAGCCGCATATATAGACAACATTCTTAGGGAACACCTGCGTGAACATTTGGAATTGCTCAACAGTGCGGCAGCAAAACAAAGACGCAAGACAACAATAACACTATGA
- a CDS encoding division plane positioning ATPase MipZ, with the protein MENKEQRPLFLGFSSQKGGVGKSTLAEIVSSILYYEQGINLFVMDCDLSQDSFYKLREREKSIVQESEELSKSMQEYFHHLGKKAYRIYKSAPKEAVRTARSKIDGISNEKYQLVIFDFPGHAGTTELMELSLQMDYILSPIEADIQSLVSCLAYAKTITEIGVSMSDSRIKDIILFWNKVDRIVRNIIIDEYTKLIHEYELTLLPGYVYATHRFSHELSTYGLRGVFRSTYQPPARGLRMGTGLDELVNEIIQRLKLKTKTENGND; encoded by the coding sequence ATGGAGAACAAAGAACAACGCCCCCTTTTTCTGGGCTTCTCTTCCCAAAAGGGAGGAGTGGGAAAAAGTACTCTTGCCGAAATCGTAAGTAGCATATTGTACTACGAACAAGGCATCAACCTCTTCGTGATGGACTGCGACCTGTCGCAAGACTCTTTCTACAAACTGAGGGAACGTGAGAAAAGTATCGTTCAGGAGAGCGAAGAGCTTTCCAAATCCATGCAGGAGTACTTTCATCACCTCGGCAAAAAAGCATACAGAATTTACAAGTCTGCACCCAAGGAAGCCGTCAGGACTGCACGAAGTAAAATCGACGGTATCAGCAACGAGAAGTACCAGTTGGTTATATTTGATTTCCCGGGGCATGCTGGGACAACCGAACTGATGGAACTGTCCCTTCAGATGGACTATATCCTTTCTCCGATTGAAGCCGATATTCAGTCGCTGGTTTCATGTCTGGCATACGCCAAGACTATCACGGAGATTGGAGTTTCGATGTCCGACTCCCGGATAAAGGACATTATCCTGTTCTGGAACAAGGTGGACAGAATAGTAAGGAACATCATCATCGACGAATATACAAAGCTCATCCATGAATACGAACTCACGCTCCTGCCCGGCTATGTATATGCCACGCACCGCTTCTCTCACGAACTTTCCACATACGGATTGCGCGGAGTGTTCCGCTCTACCTATCAGCCCCCTGCAAGGGGATTACGAATGGGTACAGGGCTGGACGAACTCGTCAATGAGATAATTCAACGTCTCAAACTAAAAACGAAAACAGAAAATGGCAACGATTGA
- a CDS encoding plasmid mobilization protein has translation MNEKIERWDRWDTRLPNPKDQQRAIDLFQRSGAETKSDFVRGRILGESFKVITIDKSAVEYYRKLSELTAQIHKIGVLYNQTVRAINSYHSVKTARILLEKLEKLSAQIIALQEQAISLTIDYRRK, from the coding sequence ATGAACGAAAAGATAGAACGATGGGACAGATGGGATACCCGTCTTCCCAACCCGAAAGACCAGCAACGGGCGATTGATTTGTTTCAGCGTTCAGGGGCAGAAACGAAGTCGGATTTCGTGCGTGGTCGTATTCTTGGAGAGAGTTTCAAGGTCATCACGATAGACAAATCTGCCGTGGAATATTACCGAAAACTCTCTGAATTGACGGCACAGATCCATAAAATTGGCGTGCTGTATAACCAGACCGTGCGTGCTATCAACAGCTATCATAGCGTGAAGACTGCACGGATCCTGCTTGAGAAGTTGGAGAAATTGTCGGCTCAAATCATTGCCTTGCAAGAGCAGGCAATCAGTCTTACCATAGATTACCGCAGGAAATGA
- the mobC gene encoding conjugal transfer protein MobC yields MAQEDDLRALGKVMDFMRGISVIFLLINCYWFCYEAFHVWGVTLGIIDKILMNFQRTTGLFSSILWSKLFCVVFLALSCLGTKGVKEEKITWPKIWTVLFSGFVFFFLNWWLLALPIGKIGVALLYIFTLSVGYICLLMGGVWMSRLLKNNLMDDVFNTENESFMQETRLMENEYSVNLPTRFYYKKKWNKGWINVVNPFRASMVLGTPGSGKSYAIVNNYIKQQIEKGFAMYIYDYKFPDLSEIAYNHLLHHLDAYKVKPQFFVINFDDPRKSHRCNPINPAFMTDISDAYESAYTIMLNLNRSWIQKQGDFFVESPIILLAAIIWFLKIYENGKYCTFPHAIEFLNRPYAQIFPILTSYDELANYLSPFMDAWEGGAQDQLQGQIASAKIPLSRMISPALYWVMTGDDFSLDINNPNEPKVLVVGNNPDRQNIYSAALGLYNSRIVKLINKKKQLKSSVIIDELPTIYFRGLDNLIATARSNKVAVCLGFQDFSQLTRDYGDKESKVIQNTVGNVFSGQVVGETAKTLSERFGKVLQQRQSMTINRNDKSTSISTQLDSLIPASKISNLTQGMFVGAVSDNFDERIEQKIFHAEIVVDSAKVSAEMKAYQPIPVINIFRNENSSDNLKEAIEANYKRIKQDILFLVDFEIERIKNEPRLRYLLKEL; encoded by the coding sequence ATGGCACAAGAAGATGATTTAAGGGCATTAGGTAAGGTCATGGACTTTATGCGGGGTATATCGGTGATATTCCTCCTTATCAACTGTTATTGGTTCTGCTACGAGGCATTTCATGTCTGGGGGGTTACGCTTGGCATCATTGATAAAATTCTAATGAACTTCCAGCGCACCACGGGCTTGTTTTCATCCATCCTCTGGTCAAAACTCTTTTGTGTGGTATTTCTCGCTTTGTCCTGCCTTGGAACAAAGGGCGTGAAAGAGGAGAAAATCACTTGGCCAAAGATTTGGACGGTACTTTTCTCAGGCTTCGTCTTTTTCTTTCTCAACTGGTGGCTGCTGGCTTTGCCCATCGGTAAGATCGGAGTAGCTTTGCTCTATATCTTCACGCTGTCCGTAGGCTATATCTGCCTGCTGATGGGTGGCGTATGGATGAGCCGACTGCTCAAAAATAACTTGATGGACGATGTATTCAACACAGAAAACGAGAGTTTCATGCAGGAAACACGATTGATGGAGAATGAGTATTCCGTCAATCTCCCCACACGTTTTTACTATAAGAAGAAATGGAATAAGGGCTGGATTAACGTAGTCAATCCCTTCCGCGCCTCGATGGTACTCGGTACACCGGGTTCGGGAAAGTCCTACGCCATTGTGAACAACTACATCAAGCAGCAGATTGAGAAAGGCTTTGCGATGTATATCTACGATTATAAGTTCCCCGATTTGTCGGAGATAGCCTACAATCACCTGCTTCATCATTTGGATGCCTACAAGGTAAAACCGCAGTTCTTCGTGATAAATTTCGATGATCCGAGAAAGTCGCATCGGTGCAATCCTATCAATCCTGCCTTTATGACAGATATATCGGATGCCTACGAGAGTGCCTATACCATCATGCTCAACCTTAACCGCTCGTGGATACAGAAGCAGGGAGATTTCTTCGTGGAGTCGCCGATTATCTTGCTGGCAGCCATCATTTGGTTTCTGAAAATCTATGAGAACGGTAAGTATTGCACCTTTCCTCATGCCATTGAGTTCCTGAACCGCCCCTACGCACAGATATTCCCGATACTCACTTCCTACGATGAACTTGCCAACTACCTTTCGCCCTTTATGGACGCATGGGAGGGTGGAGCGCAGGACCAGTTGCAGGGACAGATAGCCAGTGCCAAAATACCACTGTCTCGTATGATAAGCCCTGCTCTCTATTGGGTGATGACGGGTGATGATTTCTCGCTCGACATCAACAATCCTAACGAACCGAAAGTACTCGTGGTCGGCAACAATCCCGACCGCCAGAATATCTATTCAGCAGCACTTGGTCTGTATAACAGTCGTATCGTGAAGCTCATCAACAAGAAGAAGCAACTCAAATCCTCTGTGATTATCGATGAGTTACCGACTATCTACTTTCGTGGACTTGACAACCTCATAGCTACTGCACGAAGCAATAAAGTTGCTGTATGTTTGGGCTTTCAGGACTTCTCACAACTTACCCGTGATTATGGCGACAAAGAGAGCAAAGTAATACAGAACACTGTAGGTAACGTGTTCTCCGGGCAAGTGGTAGGAGAAACGGCTAAGACGCTTTCTGAGCGGTTTGGAAAGGTGCTCCAGCAACGGCAGTCTATGACCATCAACCGCAATGATAAGTCCACGTCCATATCTACGCAGTTGGACAGTTTGATTCCTGCCAGTAAGATTAGCAACCTTACGCAAGGTATGTTTGTAGGAGCTGTGTCCGACAACTTTGATGAGCGAATTGAGCAGAAGATTTTCCACGCAGAGATTGTTGTGGATAGTGCCAAAGTTTCTGCCGAAATGAAAGCATACCAGCCCATCCCTGTAATCAATATATTCCGAAACGAAAACAGCTCTGATAACCTCAAAGAGGCTATCGAAGCCAATTATAAGAGAATCAAACAGGATATACTTTTTCTCGTTGATTTTGAGATTGAACGAATCAAAAATGAGCCTCGGTTAAGATATTTATTAAAAGAATTATAG
- a CDS encoding M12 family metallopeptidase codes for MTTVLALSVASCSNDDAIQTETTHSEKHVAYVATLSTEQQKLLLSTGNPFGNVQQKDAWTTTIASTIPTRWGLFDDPRISVSTRAIGIYGFYPAQYWTMLRVKFLKLPGKIKDGAILAIAEMEEQTNVRFYNSIEDPEYYEPYHIKLPNIAVRMDSGREGSGNYGLVGGEQYINVPTTLENADANEIKRFFLHAFCNAAGMFNEQQRPDRDNYVKIDFNNVKDNCKSAFDKIKSNYTTMGMFDMFSITLASSKDFSKNGLNTITTKTGLGIAINYTLSTQDKAFLNSHYLPYIARKDNYVELDDVYDQSGRRLTEEERLQLQNQINAQRGLYGVPPANGRTELVDW; via the coding sequence TTGACAACAGTATTAGCTTTATCTGTGGCATCATGCTCTAATGATGATGCTATACAAACAGAAACAACTCACAGTGAGAAACATGTTGCGTACGTTGCAACATTGAGTACAGAACAGCAAAAGTTGCTACTATCAACAGGAAATCCTTTTGGTAACGTCCAACAAAAGGATGCATGGACAACAACCATTGCATCTACAATTCCAACACGTTGGGGATTGTTTGACGATCCACGTATTTCAGTTTCTACAAGAGCAATTGGCATATATGGATTTTATCCTGCACAATATTGGACAATGCTTAGAGTGAAGTTCCTTAAGCTCCCTGGGAAGATAAAAGATGGGGCTATTCTTGCTATAGCAGAAATGGAAGAACAGACAAATGTACGTTTCTATAACTCTATAGAGGATCCGGAATACTATGAGCCATATCACATAAAACTTCCAAACATTGCTGTCAGAATGGATTCTGGTAGAGAAGGAAGCGGTAACTACGGCTTAGTAGGTGGTGAACAATATATAAATGTCCCAACAACTCTTGAGAATGCAGACGCAAATGAGATAAAGCGATTCTTCTTGCATGCATTCTGTAATGCTGCAGGAATGTTCAATGAACAACAGCGACCAGATCGTGATAATTACGTGAAAATTGATTTTAACAATGTCAAGGACAATTGCAAGTCGGCTTTTGATAAGATAAAGAGCAACTACACTACTATGGGAATGTTTGATATGTTCTCCATTACCCTTGCATCGTCAAAAGATTTCTCAAAGAATGGATTAAATACTATAACTACAAAAACGGGACTTGGTATTGCTATAAATTATACACTTTCTACACAGGATAAGGCTTTCCTGAATTCTCATTATCTACCTTACATAGCAAGAAAAGACAACTATGTTGAATTAGATGATGTGTATGATCAATCAGGCAGACGCCTAACAGAAGAAGAGCGTTTGCAGCTACAGAACCAAATAAATGCCCAAAGAGGACTTTATGGAGTTCCTCCTGCAAATGGTCGTACAGAGTTGGTAGACTGGTAA
- a CDS encoding outer membrane beta-barrel protein encodes MILLFLMFSKGVYSQVSVRGNIIDENDKEVIGCSVRILSTDSTFLSGGVTNDVGEFHIKSIQSNNFIVHLSYIGYEDQYITCNNASDDVDMGKIKLMVLPKTLGEVKVVGSNKIQKIDRQILIPSSLQRKASSNGLLLLQNLSLPRIEINSINNSIEMTTGGTVELQINGVKAKLPEVKSLRPDDIAKVEYHDNPGLRYGNVGAVINIILKRRNSGGNFSVDLTNGINKIGTGDYNVSANYHFGSSSFKFISNWERRDLKWIRENVETFNGTATPLYNVETGLPTKVKYDRMNFLLGYDYNKNNHLLSINYRLSYMDMPYSISDRESELTSAGQEYKISDHEKSRENIPSLDIYYQTELAKGKNLFIDVVGTYIKTKNNRHFVQRGVNSVEEYASQTKGDKYSLIAEAIYEQKIKNSMLSLGIKHNQAFVSNNYGGTINANISMRTAETYGYVEFMSEVGKLVYTMGSGVMRTYNSQGDVSQSKIIFRPTLKLSYNLTKNLLVRYTGYISGYSPSLSDMNDVSQNIDNYQVRRGNPNLKTVKFVSNDLTINWKYKWLDLDYLIRYSFDDKPLMETTLFENNKYIRTMENQRGFHRLQNNLNLKLTPFGENFQVNISTYLNRYISEGNNYTHTYSDFGVNGSVTFLKGNWFLMASASKGHKILWGETLTKEETLHSISVGYNKDNWGIQAQVLNPFSSKYSQYVENWSKLAPYRQDAFSHDLNRIFMLEAYINIDFGKHKNNVNKRINNSDTNSGILSGSK; translated from the coding sequence ATGATACTCCTGTTTCTGATGTTTTCTAAAGGAGTATACTCTCAAGTGAGTGTAAGAGGAAACATTATTGATGAAAACGACAAGGAAGTAATTGGATGTTCAGTCAGAATTCTGTCGACAGATTCGACATTCTTGTCTGGCGGCGTAACCAATGATGTGGGTGAATTTCATATTAAAAGTATTCAATCGAATAACTTTATCGTTCATCTGTCATATATAGGCTATGAAGACCAATATATTACCTGTAATAATGCATCGGATGATGTTGATATGGGAAAGATTAAACTGATGGTATTGCCAAAGACTTTAGGAGAGGTAAAAGTTGTTGGTAGTAATAAAATTCAGAAAATAGACAGACAGATACTTATTCCTAGTAGTCTGCAACGGAAGGCATCCAGTAATGGCCTTTTGTTACTACAGAATTTAAGTCTTCCACGCATTGAAATCAATTCTATTAACAATAGCATAGAGATGACTACAGGAGGGACAGTTGAATTACAAATTAATGGAGTAAAGGCAAAACTTCCTGAGGTGAAATCTCTAAGACCAGACGATATAGCAAAGGTGGAATACCATGATAATCCGGGATTGCGTTATGGAAATGTGGGAGCTGTCATTAATATTATTCTGAAACGGAGGAACTCAGGTGGAAATTTCTCAGTCGATTTAACCAATGGCATAAATAAAATTGGAACAGGAGATTATAATGTTTCCGCTAATTATCATTTTGGAAGTTCGTCTTTCAAGTTTATATCTAATTGGGAACGCAGAGATTTGAAATGGATACGTGAAAATGTTGAAACCTTTAATGGAACTGCAACTCCACTATACAATGTGGAAACAGGCTTGCCTACAAAGGTAAAGTATGACAGGATGAATTTCCTATTAGGTTATGACTATAATAAAAATAACCATCTACTCAGTATTAACTATAGACTGTCATATATGGATATGCCTTATTCCATATCAGACAGAGAATCCGAACTTACAAGTGCTGGACAGGAATATAAAATATCCGATCATGAAAAGTCGAGGGAAAATATACCTTCATTAGATATTTATTACCAGACAGAATTGGCTAAAGGAAAGAATCTGTTTATTGATGTGGTAGGAACCTATATAAAAACTAAGAATAATAGGCATTTTGTTCAGAGAGGAGTAAATTCTGTTGAGGAATATGCATCGCAGACAAAAGGTGATAAATATTCGCTCATCGCTGAGGCTATTTATGAGCAAAAGATTAAAAATTCCATGTTATCACTTGGCATAAAACATAATCAGGCCTTCGTTTCCAATAATTATGGTGGAACCATCAATGCGAATATAAGCATGCGAACAGCTGAGACCTATGGGTATGTGGAATTTATGTCTGAGGTAGGGAAATTGGTATACACCATGGGTAGTGGTGTAATGAGAACATATAACAGTCAGGGAGATGTAAGCCAGAGTAAAATTATTTTTCGGCCAACACTTAAATTGTCATACAATCTGACCAAGAATTTACTTGTTAGATACACTGGCTATATTTCAGGTTATTCTCCATCATTATCAGATATGAATGATGTGAGTCAGAATATAGATAATTATCAAGTTAGACGAGGAAATCCTAATCTTAAGACGGTAAAATTCGTTTCTAATGATTTGACTATCAACTGGAAGTACAAATGGTTGGATTTGGATTATCTTATCAGATACAGCTTTGATGACAAGCCATTGATGGAGACGACATTGTTCGAGAATAATAAGTATATACGTACAATGGAAAATCAGAGGGGTTTTCATCGATTGCAGAATAATTTAAATCTGAAGCTGACTCCTTTCGGTGAAAATTTTCAGGTTAATATCAGCACATACTTGAACAGATACATAAGTGAGGGAAATAATTATACCCACACCTATTCTGATTTTGGTGTAAATGGTTCTGTTACCTTTCTGAAAGGGAATTGGTTCCTGATGGCCAGTGCCAGCAAAGGGCATAAAATACTATGGGGAGAGACTTTAACCAAGGAGGAGACTCTACATTCAATATCTGTCGGCTATAATAAGGATAACTGGGGCATACAAGCTCAGGTGTTGAATCCTTTCAGTAGCAAGTATAGTCAGTATGTAGAGAACTGGTCGAAGCTAGCTCCTTACAGGCAGGATGCTTTTTCGCATGACCTGAACAGAATATTCATGCTTGAAGCATATATCAACATAGACTTCGGTAAACACAAGAACAATGTAAACAAACGAATAAATAATAGTGATACCAATTCTGGCATTTTGTCAGGAAGCAAATAG
- a CDS encoding cysteine peptidase family C39 domain-containing protein, whose translation MRRKHDYNEAITFFRQSDSMMCGTTCLQMICKYYGKNFSQAFGSVLKPKLSCLAYVMQLQKVFLCWE comes from the coding sequence ATGAGGAGAAAACACGATTACAATGAGGCGATTACCTTTTTTAGACAATCAGATTCTATGATGTGTGGTACCACTTGCTTACAGATGATATGTAAATATTACGGTAAGAACTTTAGCCAAGCTTTCGGGTCAGTCCTAAAACCCAAGCTTTCTTGTCTAGCATATGTTATGCAACTACAGAAGGTATTTCTATGTTGGGAATAA